From Planktothrix serta PCC 8927:
CATCAAATTCAACTTCGTGTGCTTCTTCATTTCGGGTTGTCAGGAGTTCATAAACCCAGTTTTTCTGTTTAAGACTTAGCACTCGACTGAAAACAGGATTCCAGTGATTAGCAATTAATTTAAGTAGTTTTTGAGAATCTAAAACTGTGATAGGAGATTGCTCGTCATCAGGACGAATGATTTTTCTAACTTCAGGAACATTTTTCCATCCTTCCCCTAGAGATTTAGACATTTGTTTGTCAACAAAAGGTCTTAGACTTTTCGCCAATACTTTTAAGGCTTTCTTGATTAGGGCAGAATTTTCTAATCGTTCAATATTGCTATTTTCTATCTCATCTTCTCGTTCATCGTCTGTTTGTAACGTTCCTCCGGCGAGTTTTTCCCGAATTTCATCTATCCACTCATAATTAAAGATTTGCTGATAAATTGGATTAGCTATTTTTAATTGAGCCACTTTTTCTTTAGAGGATTTAACCACTAATCCAGACATCAGCAAATCCGCTTGATTTTCATCACTGGCTCTAAAGTTAATCTTGTTTTGATTTAAAATCTTTTCATAAAGCGTTAATACTTGAATTTTTTTAGAGATTTGCTCAGGATTGATTTTGAGAAATAAATTTTCTATTCCTTGAAAATGATATTGGGGATCATTATCTTTCCATTGTCTCAACCAATATTTATTGATAATAGAATCAACATCTAGGTCTGGATTATTACTTAAAGGCGGACGCAAATTTTCAATTAATAATTGACAAGCAAACTGGGTTAAAAAGGGTTGCCCTCCTGTCCAGTATAAAATTCTATCTATTAACGGTTTGGGTTCGGAGGTAATGGGTTTGAATCCTTGTTGCAGGGGAAGACAATCTCCTGATAAATAATCGAGTTCTGTTTTGGTTCCTAGATTGAGATTCGCATCACTATCTTGGGTAAATTCTGAAGGTTTTGCGACTCCGAGTAAAACAAAACTCAACTTGTTAAGAACAGGATTTTCAACATTATCAGAAATTGCTCTAATATATCTGATGAATGTATCTTGTAAGTCCCAACGAATCAGAGATTGAACTTCGTCTAGGAAAATTACGAGTTTACTTTCTATTAAGTTAGATAAAATTACATCCACCAAAAAAAGAGTAAAAACTTCACTTGGTAGCAATCTTTTATGGTTTTCCCAAAATTCTAACAGTTGGGATGCTAAAGTTTCTGAGTTGGGTCTAGTAACACATATTCTGTACAACAGAGTAAACCAAAAATCTTCTTCTTGATTAACTTTTCCTAAACCATGAAGATTAACCATAACACAGGCAATATTGTCCTGACGAAGACGGTTAACAGTACGATTCATTAAGCTTGATTTCCCCATTTGTCGGGGTGCAAGTACGAAACAAACTCGCTTTCCTCGATGAATAATTTGGCTAAAATTGTATAAGTCTTGATCAGCTTTTCTTTCAACATAAGTTTGATCATCTTCTAAAGTTCCACCTTTCCAAGAAAAATAGTTATCAAGTTGCATAATTCTATAGTCCTAAATAATTTTTGAAGTAAATATTATAAAGTTCACAGCGAACTTTGGGTTTACCTGATTGAAATTTAATTAAACCTAACTTAGCTAAGTTTTCGGGTATCAAGTCATTGAATTGTATAGTTTCACCCTTGATAATTTTAATAAAACATTGTTTTAAATCTTCATTGTTGTTCAAAATATCTAAGTATCTTCGCAGATGGTTATTAAAAGGTTTATAAGGGGGTAAAGTTGCCTGGGTTTGAAAATCATCTATGTTGATATTATGGATAGCCATATCATAAAGTGCCAAATTCACGAGATAAGGATGTCCTGCTAGTAAGTTCATCAGTTTATTAGCATTTTCTACTCCTTCACACCATTCTAAACCATAAATTTCCGATAATCCTAATAGGTGATCGGCTATAAAATCATCTAAGTCTATGGATGTACCGACATTTTGTAAAGGGGATTCTCTAAAATTAGACTGGGAATAGGGTTCTGTAGAATAAGCAATCACAATACTAGGCCATTTAACAGTTTTTCCTGGCAAATTTTTCATTTTTTCCTCATACCAAGTCCGCAACAACCAAAGAAATTCATCTTGGACTTCTTTACCATAAATCTGATCAATGCCATCAATTAATAATAGCTGCGGTTTTTTACTGGTTGTAAAAACTTGCTGTTCTAAGTAACTTGTACATCGAACACCAGAAGTTAATCTATCTAGTAGATTAGATCGGGAACTTCCCTCTATTTGATAAGCTTGATAAACGATTTCTCTAAATCGATCTAAAAAGCTGTCTACCTGATCAAATAATTGTTGATTATTTTGGGAAAATTGACTGCTTTCTAAGTCTACATAACCTACAGACCATCCTTTGTTTTTAGCATGGTTTTGTAATCGAATTAATAAAGATGTTTTACCTGTGTGTTTGGCAGCCTTTATCTTCAGAAAAGCAGCCGTTTTCCCCGGTTTCATACTTTGCTCTAAATAAGATTCGCAAATAGAGTCTGTACTTCTCTTGATATAAAGAGGACTGTCTAAGGGAACGCATCCTTCTAAAGAAGGCCCTCTGTACATATAGAATTTAAGAGTAACTCTATTGGGTCGTCTAGCTTTTCCTCGTTTAATTTCAATGATTCCATTTTTTTCCAAGTCATCTAAAAAACGCCGAGGTTTATTTTCATCTGAAAAATGAAGTTGATTCGCTTGCAATATTGCTAAGAATTGACTCACTGGAAAATCAGCAGTCCATCCTTTCTGGATCAAATACTGGGCTAAAACTTCAAACCATTGTTGATCTTCATCAG
This genomic window contains:
- a CDS encoding AAA-like domain-containing protein, whose translation is MSDSLDNRSKLKKYIDQLTDEDQQWFEVLAQYLIQKGWTADFPVSQFLAILQANQLHFSDENKPRRFLDDLEKNGIIEIKRGKARRPNRVTLKFYMYRGPSLEGCVPLDSPLYIKRSTDSICESYLEQSMKPGKTAAFLKIKAAKHTGKTSLLIRLQNHAKNKGWSVGYVDLESSQFSQNNQQLFDQVDSFLDRFREIVYQAYQIEGSSRSNLLDRLTSGVRCTSYLEQQVFTTSKKPQLLLIDGIDQIYGKEVQDEFLWLLRTWYEEKMKNLPGKTVKWPSIVIAYSTEPYSQSNFRESPLQNVGTSIDLDDFIADHLLGLSEIYGLEWCEGVENANKLMNLLAGHPYLVNLALYDMAIHNINIDDFQTQATLPPYKPFNNHLRRYLDILNNNEDLKQCFIKIIKGETIQFNDLIPENLAKLGLIKFQSGKPKVRCELYNIYFKNYLGL